A segment of the Streptomyces sp. L2 genome:
GCCAGCAAGGACCACCTGAGTCAAGGGCGCAGGAGGCCGGTCAGGGCGTCCGCGTCGGCCGCCACACCGACCTGAGATCCTCGTCCGCGCGGTGCATGAAGGTGATGGTCAGGAGGTGGCTGGCGAGGAGTGCTGGTGACTCGGTCGACAGAGTAGCCAGGAGGTGTCCTGACGGCCTTCTGCCCCCGGCGAGATGCCTGACGCGACGCCCCCGCGCTTCCTGTCCGGACCAGGGTGGGTGTTCGGCCGTGTGAACGAAGAGGCAGCCAATGTCCGGCCGGGCCGGTTCCTGGGCGGCGCGTGGATGGGCTCGGTGGAGGCGCCGGGCACCGGAATACGGCGGGCGTTTTCCCTGTTGAGCGAGGGCAGGAACGTTTCGGCTGGAGCAGGAGGCCCGTACCGTGGCGGTTGAGGAGATACGCGGAGTCGTGCGGGGCACCGCGCCCGTGCCGTTGTCCGTGCTGGATCTGGTGACCGTCGGCGCCGGGAGCACCGCGTCGGACGCGCTGCGGACCAGCGTGGCGCTGGCCCGGCGGGCGGAGGCGCGTGGGTTCCACCGGTACTGGGTGGCCGAGCACCACTCGATGCCGGGCGTGGCCTCCTCCTCGCCGGCCGTGATCCTCGCCCACCTCGCCGCCCACACCGACCGCATCCGGCTCGGCTCGGGCGGGGTCATGCTGCCCAACCACGCGCCGCTGGTGATCGCCGAGCAGTTCGGGACGCTGGAGGCGATGGCGCCCGGGCGGATCGACCTCGGGCTCGGGCGGGCGCCCGGGACCGACGGGGCGACGGCCGCCGCGCTGCGCCGTACCGACAGGCTCCCCGACGGGGCCGACGACTTTCCGGAGCAGCTCGCCGAGCTGACCAGGTTCCTGGACGACGACTTCCCCGACGGGCACCCCTACGGGCGGATCCATGCCATCCCCGGCCCGGTGCAGGGCAGCAGCCCCGGCGGCGTGCAGTCGCCGCACCGCCCGCCGGTCTGGCTGCTCGGCTCCTCCGGGTTCAGCGCCCGGCTGGCCGGTCTGCTGGGCCTGCCCTTCGCCTTCGCGCACCACTTCTCCGCGCAGAACACCATCCCGGCCCTCGACCTCTACCGGGAGACCTTCCGGCCCTCCACGGTGCTCGACGAGCCGTACGCCCTCATCGGCGTCTCCGCGCTCGCCACGGACGACGAGCGCGAGGCCCGGCGCCAGGTGCGGGCCGCGGCGCTGAACATGATCCGGCTGCGCACCGGCCGGCCCGGCCTCTTCCCCGACCCGGAGGAGGCGGAGCGCTACGAACTCAGCCCCATGGAGGAGGAGTTCACCGCCTCCTGGACCAATAACATCGTGCACGGCACCGCCGACGAGGTCCGCAGCGGCCTGGACGACCTGCACAAGCGCACCGGCGCCGACGAGTTGATGCTCACCTCGCACGCCCACCGGGGCGAGCTGCGCCTGCGCTCCTACGAACTCATCGCCGACGCCTACGGCTTGCCCACCGCGTAGGCCTCCACCAGCAGCTCGGAGATACGATCCGGCGGCACCGGACGGGAGTACAGCCAGCCCTGCCCGGTGTCGCAGCCGATCCGCCGCAGCCGGGTGGCCTGCGCCGAGGTCTCCACGCACTCGGCGGTGACGGTCAGCCCCAGCCGGTGGGCGAGCTGGATCATCGCCTCGACGATCACCTCGTCGGCCGGGTTGGGCGTGATCTCCGGGCTCTTGTCTGCCTCGTACTGGAAGCCCCGGACGAACGACCCGTCGAGCTTCAGTGCCGACACCGGCAGCCTGCTGAGGTAGGCGAGGTTCGAGTAGCCGGTGCCGAAGTCGTCGATGGCGATGCGGACACCCATGTCGCTGAGGGCCTGGAGGGCCTGGATGGGGCGGCCCGCCGAGCCCATCACCGCCGACTCGGTCAGCTCCAACTGGAGCAGATGCGGGGCCAGTCCGGTCTCCGCGAGGGTCTCCGCCACGTCCGCCACCAGGTCGGAGTCCCACACCTGCCGTACGGCGACGTTGACGCTGACGAAGATCGGCGGTCCGTCGGGGTTGTCCACCTGCCAGCGGCGGGCCTGCCGGCACGCGGTCACCAGCGCCCAGCGGCCGAGCTGGACGATCGAACCGTCCTCCTCCGCCAGTCCGATGAACCGATTCGGCGTCAGTGTGCCGAACTGAGGATGATTCCAGCGGACCAACGCCTCGACCCCGCTGAGCCGTCCGTCCTCCATGCCGACCAACGGCTGGTAGTCCAGGATGAATTCACCGCGCTCGATGGCGGGGCGCAGGGTGGAGGACAGTGCCTGGCGGGTCATGCGGTGCGCGTTGCGCTCGGGGTCGAACAGGGTCCAGCGGCCCTTGCCGTCGGCCTTCGCCCAGTACAGCGTCGTGTCGGCGGCCTGCATCAGACCGGTCGCCGTCGTGCCCGCCGCGTGCCGCTCGACGACCCCGATCGACGCCGTCAACGACAGCCGCTGACCGGCCAGTTCGAAGGGGTCCTCCAGGGCCTTCAGCGCGGACTCGGCGAGGTCGGAGAGCTGCTCGGTGCCGGTGGAGTCCTCAACGAGCAGCGCGAACTCGTCGCCGCCGAGCCGGGCCACCAGGGGTGTGCCGGAGCGGGCGTACCCGGCCTCGTCGGCGACCCGGGTCAGCCGCTCGGCGACGGCGGCCAGCAGCCGGTCGCCCACCCGGTGCCCGAGGGTGTCGTTGACGGCCTTGAACCCGTCCAGGTCCAGGTAGCACAGGCCGATCCGGCCGGTGCCGCTGCGCTCGTACGACTCCGCCTCCAGCGCGGCCGTCAGCCGCTCGAAGAACAGCGTCCGGTTGGGCAGCCGGGTCACCGGGTCGTGCATCTGCAAGTGCCGCAGCCGGGCCTGGAGTTCGCGGCGGGCGCTGATGTCGGCCGCCGACACCAGCACCCCGGGCGCGCCGTCGGCCAGTGGGGTGACCGTGACCTGCACCCACACCGAGTGGCCCTCGGGATGCTTCAGCCGGCGCGTGCAGCGCAGCTTCGCCTGCCGGCCGCGCAGCACCTCGCGGTACGAGTGCCAGGTACGGGCGTCCGAGGCGAGGTCGACCAGGTCGGCGGCGACCTGTCCGGCCAGTGTCTCGGAGCCGGTGCCGAGCAGCTCGCCGAGGGCGGCGTTGGCGCCGACGACCAGGCCCTCACGGTCGACGACGGCCATGGCGAGCGGGGAGGCCGCGAAGCCACGGTGATAGGTGATGTGGTCACTGTCTGTGACGGCTGACCGGTCGAGGTCTGCCGCGGGCGTCGGCCCTTCGGACGTTGCGCTCACCGCTCGCTCCCGCAGTGCACTCGATCTCTGTCCGTGCCGGAAAGTGTGCCGATCATAGAGGCTGGCCCCCCGCCCTTCCAGCCGTATGGCCGGTGTCCCGGACCGTACGGCCACTCTGGCAGATCGTTTCTGCCCACGCCTGGACGGGTTCTTCAGGCCCTCGACCAGTTGTGACGTTCCGTGAGTGTTTCGGGGTGTCGCCCGTCGAGACACGTCGTCGCGCAAATGGGCGTACTCACCCTTCTGGTTCAGGCAAACAAGGCAAACAGCACAAAATTCACACAGGCTGGGGGCGGTGTCCCGCGAACCGCATCCGGAGGTCCTTCCGTGCCGCGTCCCCAGCTGCGCAGCACCGCCGCCGTGTTCACCACGCTGTCGGCGATCGCCGCGACCTCGATCCTGAGCGGTCAGTCGGTCGCCGAACCCTTCTCCACGGCACCCTGCGCCCTGCACCGGACCGCGGCCCACCACTCGGAGGGCGTGGACACCTGGAACGCCGCCTACGCCCGCCCGCGCGGCGCGGTCGACGCCGTCATGATCTTCCTGTCGTTCCCGGACAACACCCCGAGCACCACCCCCACCGAGCTGACCGCCGACCACTTCCCGGCCACGAGCCGCTTCTTCGAACGCGCCTCCTACGGCAGGTTCACCCTGCGCGTGCACCCGCTGAAGCGCTGGCTGCGCATGCCGCGCCCGTCGTCGGCGTACGCCATAAGACGTGACTGGAGCGCCCCCGACCGGGCCGCCTACCTGCGCGACGCGTTCGCCGCGGCCGACCCGGACGTCGACTTCTCCCGCTACGACGTCGTGTACTTCGTCGCCGACCCGGACGCGCCCGGCGTGGACTCGGACGCCACGAAGGTCGTCAACCTCGACACCCCGGTGCACCTGGACGGCACGGACGTCCGCCGGGTCGTCACCGTGTTCGAGAAGCATCCCCCGGACCGCCTGGTCCTCGCCCACGAGACCGGCCACGTCTTCGACCTGCCCGACCTCTACCACCGCCCGGTCGACGGCAAGGGCGACTGGGACACCTACGTCGGCGACTGGGACCTGATGGGCAGCCAGTTCGGTCTCTCCCCGGACCTGTTCGCCTGGCACAAGTGGCGCCTCGGCTGGCTGGATCCCCGGCAGGTGGTGTGCGTCCGGGGCGACGGGACGACCCGGCTCACCCTGGAGCCCCTGGAGGCCGGCCCGGACACCCCGACCCAGGGCCTGGCGGGCGCCCCGGCGTTCGGCCTCGGCCACGGCACCAAGCTGGCGGTCGTGCGCACCGGCCCGGACAGCGTCCTCGCCTTCGAGGCGCGCGACTCCGCGGGCAACGACCGGTCGGGCTGCCGGGAGGGCATCCTCGTCTACCGCGTCCGCGGCGCCGCCGAGTCGGGCGGCGGCCCGGTGGAGGTGATCGACGCCCACCCGCACACCGAGGCCTGCTGGGAGACCTCGGTCTACCCCCCACTGGCCGACGCCCCGGTCTCCCTCGGCGAGAGCTTCACCGTCCCCGGCGACGGCGTCAAGATCGAGGTGGAGGGCCGCACGGCCTCCGGCGCCTGGACGGTAGCGATCACCCCGACCCTGAAGGACTGATCCGCCGGCTCTGAAGACCGACGCCGACGACTGACGGCCGACGACCCACGTCCGACGGCCACGGGAAGCCCCGCGCCGAGCTGGCAACCATGCCAGAGGCCCCCACTGAGGCGCCGCACCATGACGATGGCCGACGGCCACGCGAGCTTCAAGCCGAGCGGGCGACCCCATGCCAGCAAGCGTGTGAAAGGGGCCCGCTGAGTTCCCGCACCATGACGATGGCCGACGGCCACGCGAGCTTCAAGCCGAGCGGGCGACCCCATGCCGGCAACCGTGTGAAAGGGGCCCGCTGAGTTCCCGCACCATGACGATGGCCGACGGCCACGCGAGCCCCAAGCCGAGCGGGCAACCCCATGCGGGCAGCTGTGTGAAGAGGCACCGCTGAGGCGCCGCACCATGACGACGGCCGCACCCCCGCCGCACTTCCCAGCCGGCGTCCACTGAACCCACGTGAAAGGGGGGTGTGGGTGGCGAAGCCCCCACAACGCGCGGCGAAGCCGCGCAAAAACAGAGATGGCGAGACCGGTTCGCGCATTCCGCGAACATGCCTCGCCATCGCCATCGTGCGCCGCCAGGGACTCGAACCCCGGACCCGCTGATTAAGAGTCAGCTGCTCTAACCAACTGAGCTAGCGGCGCCTGCTGACGTCGTAGACCTTAGCATCATGGTCGGCGGCAGGAAAAATCGATATCCGCACCGCCGAGCGGGCCGCCCGGACGGCCGCCCAGAGCAGGATCTCGGGGCCGGGGAGCCAGGGGTGCCGGGTGTCGGGGGCGACCAGCCAGCGGGAATGCGCGGGGGTGCCGGTCCCGGCGCCGTACAGCGCGGGGACGGTCACCGCGTCGCCGGTGCCGTGGCACAGCAGCGGCGGTACGCCCTCCGTGCGGCTGTCGGCGCGGTTCGTCCCCCACTCCTCCCAGTCCAGCAGCGAGGGCAGCCGCTGGGCCGTGCCCGGGGCGGCGAAGAGCAGCACGCGGCCCCGGTGCACCGCGACCGGCCCGGAGCCGGGCCCCTCGTCCCATAACCGGTCCAGCATGCGGCGGCCGAAGATCGCGGGGGCGTTGACCACGTCGAAGGCGGACCCGCACGGCAGGACCAGCGGGGCCTCGGGCCGCTCCTCCCAGAGGGCGAGCGTGCTGCGCGGGTACGCGCCCGCCGAGGCCAGCCAGGCGGCGCCGTCCGAGGTGACCGAGGTGACGTTCCAGGTGCTGCTGCTCATGCCACCTAGATGTACCCGCGGTGAACGAACGGTTCTGCTGAGTTGCCGAAAACCGGGACAGGGGAGGGCGGGAGGAGTATCTTGCCCACCTGGCATATGCCGCCTGAACGAACCGAAGCGAATCGAATCGCACCGGTCCGGCCCGGCCGGCCTGACCCGGCCCGGTCCGGGTCAGAGCGACTCGGGCCCCTCCGCGTGCGCACCACGCAGCAGGTCCCGCCCGAACTCGACCATCCTCTTCGCGTAGTCCTCGGTCCACTCCGCGCGCGCGGCGATGTCCGCCGCCGTCAGCCGGTCGAACCGGCGCGGATCGGCGAGCTGGGCCGCGGCCACGGCCTGGAACTCCACGGCACGGTCGGCGGCCGCACGGAACGCCTGCGCCAGCTCCGTCGCCCGCGTGAGCAGCTCCCGCGGATCCTCTACCGACTCCAGGTCGAAGAAGTGCTCCGGATCGCCGGCCGCCTCCGCGGGCTCGAAGAGCAGGGGCGCGGGGCGTAGCCGCGGGTCGTTCCGACGCGGCGTGGGCTCCGCCATGTCTGGTCTCCTCCTCGTCCGGTCCGACGGCACCACCGTCGGGTGGGCCACCCCCCATTGTCCCGCGTGGGCGCAAGAGGGCCCTCGGGGAAAGCCCGGACCCTCATGCCCGGGGCGTCCTCATGCTCATGCCCGAGGCGTCCTCATGCCCGAGGCGTCCCGGCTCCGCCGTGGGACGGCTATCCGGCGAGGTGCCCCACGTCGTTCCAGTTCTCGATCGCGGGCTCGCCGTAGGCCCAGCCCAGGACCGAGACGGACGTCGGGTTGAGCCGCAGTCGCGCGCCGAAGCCGACGGGGAAGCCCAGCCAGCGGGCGCCGATCGAGCGCAGGATGTGGCCGTGGGCGAAGACGAGGACGTCACGGTCGGCGGAGCGGGCCCAGGCGACCACCTCGTCCGCGCGGGCGGAGATCTCGGCGAGGCTCTCGCCCTCGGGGGCGCCGTCGCGCCACAGCAGCCAGCCGGGCCGTACCGCCTGGATCTCGGCCGGCGTCAGACCCTCGTGCGCGCCGTAGTCGCACTCCATCAGGGTGTCCCAGGTGGACGCGCGGTCGCCGAAGCCGGCCAGGTCGCACGTCTCACGCGCGCGTGCCAGCGGGCTGGTGCGCACCTCCACCCCGGGCAGCCCGTCGAACGGGGCCCGGTGCAGCCGCTCGCCGAGCAGCTTGGCGCCGTGCCGGCCCTCCTCCAGGAGCGGTATGTCGGTCCTGCCGGTGTGCTTTCCGGCCAGGGACCACTCGGTCTGTCCGTGCCGGGCCAGCAGGATGCGCGGTGCCATGAGAGACCTTTCGGGGCAAAAAACGGGACCCTGCCATCATCGCTCACCCCTGGCTGACCCCCCGCTCGCCCTTGGCTGACGCCCGGCTCACCCCTTGCTCGGCTGTGCGGGCAACCCGGTGGGCGGTGCCGGCGTCTTTGAGGGCTGGAGTGCCCGCGCGGGTCGATCCGTGGACCCCGTAAGGTGGCACGGTCGCCCGGCCGGGCGCCGCGAAGCAGAAGGGGGAGGGCGATCGGATGCCGCAGACCGAGACACCGGGCACCGAGGTGGTCCCGCGAACCCGGCTGCGCTGGTGGACGGAACTGCCGCTGATCCTCCTGGTCTACGGCTGCTACGAGGCCGGCCGGCTGCTCGTCCGCGGTGACGTCGCCTCCGCCGTCGACCACGGCCTGGCGATCCTGCGCATCGAGAAGGTGCTGCACCTCAACGCCGAGCACCCGCTGAACCGGCTGTTCACCCGGGAGGCGTGGCTCGGCGTACCGGCCGACTTCTGGTACGGCTCGCTGCACTACGTGATCACGCCCGCCGTGCTGATCTGGCTGTTCCGGTCCCGTGCCGAGATCTACCGGGTGGCCCGCACCTGGCTGATGACGTCCACGATGATCGGCCTGATCGGCTTCACCCTGCTGCCCACCTGCCCGCCCCGGCTGCTCTCCCAGGGCCACGGCTTCGTCGACACCATGGCCCAGTACAGCTCGTACGGCTGGTGGGGCGCGGACGCCAGCGCCCCGCGGGGCATGGGCGGTATGACGAACCAGTACGCGGCCATGCCGAGCCTGCACGTCGGCTGGGCGCTGTGGTGCGGCGTCATGGTGTGGCGGCACTCGCGCACGCGCGCGGGGAAGGTCTTCGGCGTCGCCTACCCGCTGCTGACCGCGCTCGTCGTCATGGGCACCGCCAACCACTACCTCCTGGACGCGGTCGCGGGCGTCGCCGTGATGGGCGTCGGCCTGTTGCTCGCCCCGCACGTGGTGCGCGCGTTCGCCCTGCTGCAGGCCCGCGTCGGCCTCGGCGCGACCGGGGATGCGAGCGGCGACGCGACGGCCGACGTGACCGCGGACGCGGACGCGACCGCGGACGCGGACGCGACCGGACGCGCGGCGGAGCCGGTGGGCGCGGGCTCCCCGATTGTCAGTGGCGGATGCCAGACTTCCGCGGGTGAGCGAATTCCACGGCAGCGCGAGCAGCGCGAGCCGCGGCCCGGTGCCGCGGCCGAACCCGACGCCTCCGCCGCCGACGCGGGCGAAGGGGCTCCGGCAGCGGCTCGCTGAGCTGCGCGGCCCCGACGTACCGGCCAAGGCACTGGACGCGCGCGCCCTCGCGGCGCTCGCCGCCAACCCCGGCTGCCGCAGACGGGCGATCCTGGATGGCGCGGGGGTGGACAAGGCGGCGCTCGCCGGTGCGCTGGGCGCCCCCGCCGGCACCGGGCAGTCGCAGTTCGCGCTGATCCGGGGCAACACGTTCGAGGCACGCGTCAAGGCGGACGGCGGCGCGGAGCTGCTGCGCCTGGCCCACACGCGGCTCGACCCGGGCGCCGAACCGCCCGACGGAGCCGCCGCCGTACCCGACCTGACCGCGATCGGCCCCGAGGGGCGTACGGCCCGTACGGCGCTGGCGCTGCGGGAGGCCACCGGCGTGGGCGGCTGGACGCTGCTGGACCACCCGATGGTGGCGCTGGACGTGGCCGGCTCGCTCGCGTTCCTGGAACCGGACGCCGTGGTGGTGCACCCGGACGGCAGCTGGACCGTCGTGGAGATCAAGTCGTTCCCCATGCTGGACGGCTCCGCCGACCCGGCGAAGGTCGGCGCGGCGGCCCGCCAGTCCGCGGTGTACGTGCTGGCCCTGGAGGAGGTCGCCGCCCGCCTCGACCCCGCGCCGGTCGTCCGGCACCAGGTGCTGCTGGTGTGCCCGAAGGACTTCTCCAACCTGCCCACCGGCTCCGCCGTGGACGTCCGCAAGCAGCGCGCAGTCACCGCCCGCCAGCTGACCCGGCTCACCCGCATCGAGGAGATCGCCGACTCCCTGCCCGAGGGCGCCTGCTTCTCCCCGGCCCTGCCGGCCGAGGAACTGACGGCCGCGGTCGAGGCGGTTCCGGCGACCTACGCGCCCGAGTGCCTGTCCGCCTGCGAATTGGCCCTCCACTGCCGCGACCGCTGCGGCGCGGCCGGCGAGGTGACCCGCCTCGGCCGCCCCCTGCGCGCCGAACTGGGCGGCCTGACCACCGTCGACGAGGTCCTCGCAGCCGCCCACGGCGAAACCGGCGACCCCACGGACCCGACGGTCACCGCCCTACGCCGCGCGGCGGAACTCCGCACGGAGGCGCTGGCGCAGTCCGCCCGAGAACACGCCGGGTCCGAGTCCGAGGCCGGGTACGCGCGTGTGTCCGGGGAGGGGCGGGGGACCGGGTCCGTGCCCGCCCCCGACGGCCAGCGGGGCCGGACCCCCACCGTCTCGCCCGACCGCACACCGGCCGTCCCGCAGGGCCGGGCACCCGACGACCCGCATCGCCCCGCCTCCGCCGATCGGTCCGGGCTCACCTCCGGTGACGTCGATCGGTCGGATCCCCGTGCGGCGGTGACGGCGGCCGATACCGGGCCCGCCGACCCGAAGGGGGCGTCGTGTCTCTGATCGCCACCCTCGCCCGGCTGGAAGCCGTCCGCAGTGGGCGGGCGCAGGCCGTCGCGACCGTGCGGCATCGGCATCTGTCCGGGCGGCCGCTGGTGTTCGTGCCGTTGACCACGGCGGGTGAGGCCGGGGCACCGCTCGGTGCGCTGGTCGGCACCGACCGGGACGCGCCGCGTCTGCTGGTCGTGCCGCAGCCGCGCGACCGTGAGCTGCGGTTCGCGTTCCTCGCCGAACTGGCCGGCGTGATCCTGCCGTACATCGAGGACCACACCGCGTCCGTGGAGGCGGCCGAGCGCACCGAGACCGACCCGGAGACCGGCAAACGGGTGAAGGTCGAGGTCGAGCTGTGCGCGGACGCGGCCCAGCTGATCGTGCCCAGCCGCGCCGGCCTGGAGTTCGTACGGCTGCTCGGCCGGTCCATGCGGTTCCGGCGCACCGCCGAGCAGGACCCGGAGACGCCGTACCCGGCGCCGCCCCGCGTGCCGCTGCTCGGCCGCTGGCTGACCCACTACGGCGAGCGGGCCCGCGTGCCCGGCTCCTCGCTGCTGCTGGCCCTCACCGACGTGCTGTCCCGGCACTGGACGACCGGCCAGTCCAGCGTCGAGGACCAGCACCTCGGCGCCCTGCTCGCCTGGATCGACCCGCCGGAGGGCAGCACCGGCGCCGAGGCCGCACGGCAGGCGGAACTCGCGCGCGACCCGGCCGGGCAACTGCTGCTGCCGCCCGCCGGCCCGGCGACCGACCCGGCGTTCGACAACCGGCTGCTGGCCCCCGCCATCGAGCGCTACGACCAGGCCCGTACCGCGCTGGCCGCCGCCGAGGACGCCCTGGAGGCGGACGACCGGCTCGCCGCGCTCACCGGGGCCGAGCGGGAGATCCGCGCGCTGGTCGAGAGCCGCACCCGGCCCACCTGGGACGCGGTGTGGCGGGGCCTGGACCTGCTGCGGGAGCTGCCCGAGGGCGCGCACGCCGAGGAGCGCTGGACCCGCGACCGCTGGTCGTTCACCGGCCACCGCGACCGGGTCCTGGCCGGCGAGCCTCCGCAGCCGCGCCGGGACGACGCGGTGACGGCGGCGAACAAGCTGGCCACGCGCGAGCGGGAACAGGCCCGGCTGGACGCGCAGGAGGCGCTGGACGACCCGCTAGTGATGGCCGCGCGGCGGCTGGCCGGGGAGGCGTTCACCGGCGAGGTGACCGACGTCGTGATGGCGTACAGCGAGGGCAAGCGGCCCAGCCCGCGCCCGCTGGTGACCGTCCGCACGGACGACCGGCCGCATCTCGCCGAACGGGCGAAGGTGTACCGCGCGCTGGGCGGCAGACCGCAGACGGCGGAGTTCGTCGGGTACGAGGGCACCCCTGAGGAGGGCGTGCTGGTCCTGCGGATCACCGACAAGATGGGCCGGGGCAAGGAGCCCGAGCCGGGTTCGGTGCCGGAGAAGGGCGACCGGATCTGCTGCACGCTGTTCGAGCACGAGCAGCGCGGCGGCGCGAAACTGCCCGACCCGGAACAGACCCCGTGGACGCACGGCGGCCCGCCCGGCGAGGCCGCACCAGAGGCCGCGGACGCGGTCACCCAGGAGGACGTCCTGTGACGACCGTCGGCTTCGACCCCTCGGCCGCGGCGGCCCGCGCCACCGAGGCGATCCTCCACGACACCCTGCACGGCACCGACCGCGGCGTGGTCGTCGACTCCCCGCCGGGCGCCGGCAAGTCCACGCTGGTGGTGCGCGCGGCCCTGGAACTCGCCGACGCGGGCCGCCCGCTGATGGTGGTCGCGCAGACCAACGCGCAGGTCGACGACCTGGTCGTCCGGCTCGCCGAGAAGAACCCCGACCTGCCGGTGGGCCGCCTGCACAGCAGCGACGCCGACGCCTACGACAAGGCGCTCGACGACCTGCCGGGCGTTCGTACGTCCGCGAAGGCCGCCGACCTGAACGGCCTCCCGGTCGTCCTGTCCACCGCCGCGAAGTGGGCGCACGTCACGGTGGACGAGCCGTGGCGGCACGCGATCGTCGACGAGGCGTACCAGATGCGCTCGGACTCTTTGCTGGCCGTGGCGGGGCTGTTCGAGCGGGCGCTGTTCGTGGGCGACCCGGGCCAGCTGGACCCGTTCGCGATCGTCGGCAGCGAGCAGTGGGCGGGACTGTCGTACGACCCCTCGGCCTCGGCGGTGACGACGCTGCTGGCCCACAACCCGGCCCTGCCGCAGCACCGCCTCCCCGTCTCCTGGCGCCTGCCGGCCTCCGCCGCCCCCCTGGTCTCGGACGCCTTCTACCCGTTCACCCCGTTCCGCAGCGGCACCGGCCACGGCGACCGCCGCCTCGCCTTCGCCGTCCCCTCCGACGGCTCCGGCCCGGACCGGGTGATCGACGAGGCCGCGGAATCCGGCTGGGGCCTGCTGGAACTGCCCGCCCGCCACACCCCGCGCACGGACCCGGAGGCGGTGCGCGCGGTCGCGACGGTCGTACGGCGCCTGCTGGACCGCGGCGGCGCGGCCACCTCGGAACGCGCGCCGGACCCCGCCCCGCTGGCCGTCGACCGGATCGCCGTCGGCACGGCCCACCGGGACCAGGCGGCGGCCGTCCGCGCGGCGCTGACCGAACTGGGCGTCACGGACGTCACGGTCGACACCGCCAACCGCCTCCAGGGCCGCGAGTACGACGTCACGGTCGTCCTGCACCCGCTCTCCGGCCGCCCCGACGCCACCGCCTTCCACCTGGAGACCGGCCGCCTCTGCGTCCTGGCCTCCCGCCACCGCCACGCCTGCATCGTCGTCTGCCGAGCCGGCGTCACCGACCTCCTGGACGACTACCCCTCCACGGAACCCGTCCAGCTGGGCACCCTGGTCAAATTTCCGGATGGCTGGGAAGCGAACCACGCGGTGCTGGCGAGGCTGGGGGAGCACCGGGTGGTCTGGCGTCCCTGACCGTCGCTCCGTCACCCGCCCGGCGGGCGATCGGCGCAGCTCGGCCAATCCGCCGGACGGAGTCCGGCACGCCGCCGGAGGCGGCCGATGGTTACAGCCCCGGATGGCTGGGAAGCGAACCACGCGGTGCTGGCGAAACTGGGGGAGCACCGGGTGGTCTGGCGTCCCTGACCGTCGCTCCGTCACCCGCCCGGCGGGCGATCGGCGCAGCTCGGCCAATCCGCCGGACGGAGTCCGGCACGCCGCCGGAGGCGGCCGATGGTTACAGCCCCGGATGGCTGGGAAGCGAACCACGCGGTGCTGGCGAAACTGGGGGAGCACCGGGTGGTCTGGCGTCCCTGACCGCCACTTC
Coding sequences within it:
- a CDS encoding histidine phosphatase family protein — its product is MAPRILLARHGQTEWSLAGKHTGRTDIPLLEEGRHGAKLLGERLHRAPFDGLPGVEVRTSPLARARETCDLAGFGDRASTWDTLMECDYGAHEGLTPAEIQAVRPGWLLWRDGAPEGESLAEISARADEVVAWARSADRDVLVFAHGHILRSIGARWLGFPVGFGARLRLNPTSVSVLGWAYGEPAIENWNDVGHLAG
- a CDS encoding bifunctional DNA primase/polymerase encodes the protein MSSSTWNVTSVTSDGAAWLASAGAYPRSTLALWEERPEAPLVLPCGSAFDVVNAPAIFGRRMLDRLWDEGPGSGPVAVHRGRVLLFAAPGTAQRLPSLLDWEEWGTNRADSRTEGVPPLLCHGTGDAVTVPALYGAGTGTPAHSRWLVAPDTRHPWLPGPEILLWAAVRAARSAVRISIFPAADHDAKVYDVSRRR
- a CDS encoding phosphatase PAP2 family protein gives rise to the protein MPQTETPGTEVVPRTRLRWWTELPLILLVYGCYEAGRLLVRGDVASAVDHGLAILRIEKVLHLNAEHPLNRLFTREAWLGVPADFWYGSLHYVITPAVLIWLFRSRAEIYRVARTWLMTSTMIGLIGFTLLPTCPPRLLSQGHGFVDTMAQYSSYGWWGADASAPRGMGGMTNQYAAMPSLHVGWALWCGVMVWRHSRTRAGKVFGVAYPLLTALVVMGTANHYLLDAVAGVAVMGVGLLLAPHVVRAFALLQARVGLGATGDASGDATADVTADADATADADATGRAAEPVGAGSPIVSGGCQTSAGERIPRQREQREPRPGAAAEPDASAADAGEGAPAAAR
- a CDS encoding LLM class flavin-dependent oxidoreductase produces the protein MAVEEIRGVVRGTAPVPLSVLDLVTVGAGSTASDALRTSVALARRAEARGFHRYWVAEHHSMPGVASSSPAVILAHLAAHTDRIRLGSGGVMLPNHAPLVIAEQFGTLEAMAPGRIDLGLGRAPGTDGATAAALRRTDRLPDGADDFPEQLAELTRFLDDDFPDGHPYGRIHAIPGPVQGSSPGGVQSPHRPPVWLLGSSGFSARLAGLLGLPFAFAHHFSAQNTIPALDLYRETFRPSTVLDEPYALIGVSALATDDEREARRQVRAAALNMIRLRTGRPGLFPDPEEAERYELSPMEEEFTASWTNNIVHGTADEVRSGLDDLHKRTGADELMLTSHAHRGELRLRSYELIADAYGLPTA
- a CDS encoding M6 family metalloprotease domain-containing protein, with protein sequence MPRPQLRSTAAVFTTLSAIAATSILSGQSVAEPFSTAPCALHRTAAHHSEGVDTWNAAYARPRGAVDAVMIFLSFPDNTPSTTPTELTADHFPATSRFFERASYGRFTLRVHPLKRWLRMPRPSSAYAIRRDWSAPDRAAYLRDAFAAADPDVDFSRYDVVYFVADPDAPGVDSDATKVVNLDTPVHLDGTDVRRVVTVFEKHPPDRLVLAHETGHVFDLPDLYHRPVDGKGDWDTYVGDWDLMGSQFGLSPDLFAWHKWRLGWLDPRQVVCVRGDGTTRLTLEPLEAGPDTPTQGLAGAPAFGLGHGTKLAVVRTGPDSVLAFEARDSAGNDRSGCREGILVYRVRGAAESGGGPVEVIDAHPHTEACWETSVYPPLADAPVSLGESFTVPGDGVKIEVEGRTASGAWTVAITPTLKD
- a CDS encoding EAL domain-containing protein; this translates as MSATSEGPTPAADLDRSAVTDSDHITYHRGFAASPLAMAVVDREGLVVGANAALGELLGTGSETLAGQVAADLVDLASDARTWHSYREVLRGRQAKLRCTRRLKHPEGHSVWVQVTVTPLADGAPGVLVSAADISARRELQARLRHLQMHDPVTRLPNRTLFFERLTAALEAESYERSGTGRIGLCYLDLDGFKAVNDTLGHRVGDRLLAAVAERLTRVADEAGYARSGTPLVARLGGDEFALLVEDSTGTEQLSDLAESALKALEDPFELAGQRLSLTASIGVVERHAAGTTATGLMQAADTTLYWAKADGKGRWTLFDPERNAHRMTRQALSSTLRPAIERGEFILDYQPLVGMEDGRLSGVEALVRWNHPQFGTLTPNRFIGLAEEDGSIVQLGRWALVTACRQARRWQVDNPDGPPIFVSVNVAVRQVWDSDLVADVAETLAETGLAPHLLQLELTESAVMGSAGRPIQALQALSDMGVRIAIDDFGTGYSNLAYLSRLPVSALKLDGSFVRGFQYEADKSPEITPNPADEVIVEAMIQLAHRLGLTVTAECVETSAQATRLRRIGCDTGQGWLYSRPVPPDRISELLVEAYAVGKP